The Mycobacterium paragordonae genome includes a region encoding these proteins:
- a CDS encoding LLM class flavin-dependent oxidoreductase: protein MFTLRFDLRAPDWGAPAADLYAAAVDMCEWAETRGAVLVVLSEHHGAEDGHLPAPLMLASAIAARTRQLAILVAAVPIPLWDPVRLAEEISVLDLISRGRVAYALGVGHRPEEYDHFGIDMSVRGRTADEIVAVLGPLVRGEPVTYRGRRVRVTPRCASTDGPPMLIAGGSRAAARRAGTHELGFISQTAQPGLKEYYEAQCREHGHQPAMFQGPVPGSATTVFVADDVDEAWDELGPHLLHDARMAASYRPHDDAVASITRADSVTALRAEGADGGPYRILTPQQAADYAQPLPLHPLCGGLAPEVAWRYLQRATAE, encoded by the coding sequence GTGTTCACGCTGCGGTTCGACCTGCGTGCGCCGGACTGGGGCGCCCCGGCCGCGGACCTCTACGCCGCCGCCGTCGACATGTGTGAGTGGGCGGAGACGAGGGGTGCGGTGCTGGTGGTGCTGTCGGAGCACCACGGTGCCGAGGACGGCCATCTGCCGGCACCGCTGATGCTTGCGTCGGCGATCGCGGCCCGCACCCGTCAGCTGGCGATTCTCGTTGCGGCGGTGCCGATTCCGTTGTGGGACCCGGTCCGGCTCGCCGAGGAGATCAGCGTGCTGGACCTGATCAGCCGGGGACGGGTGGCCTACGCCCTCGGCGTCGGCCACCGCCCCGAGGAATACGACCACTTCGGCATCGACATGAGCGTGCGCGGCCGGACCGCAGACGAAATCGTCGCGGTGCTGGGCCCGTTGGTGCGGGGGGAGCCCGTCACCTACCGCGGCCGCCGGGTCCGGGTGACGCCCCGCTGCGCCTCGACGGACGGACCGCCGATGCTGATCGCCGGGGGCAGCAGGGCCGCGGCCCGACGGGCCGGCACCCACGAGCTCGGGTTCATCTCCCAGACAGCCCAGCCCGGCCTCAAGGAGTACTACGAAGCCCAGTGCCGCGAACACGGGCATCAGCCGGCCATGTTTCAGGGTCCGGTACCCGGCTCGGCCACAACGGTTTTCGTCGCCGACGACGTCGATGAGGCCTGGGACGAGCTGGGGCCGCACCTGTTGCACGACGCTCGCATGGCGGCGTCCTACCGGCCGCACGACGACGCGGTCGCGAGCATCACCCGCGCCGACAGCGTGACGGCCTTGCGTGCTGAGGGCGCTGACGGCGGCCCCTACCGGATCCTGACACCGCAACAGGCCGCCGATTACGCGCAGCCGCTTCCGTTGCATCCGCTGTGCGGTGGCCTGGCGCCAGAGGTGGCCTGGCGGTACCTGCAACGCGCCACCGCCGAATGA
- a CDS encoding MalY/PatB family protein, with amino-acid sequence MADKSVRVCDCSRKEGNPLEELTLEQLRRRTSMKWRAYPADVLPLWVAEMDVNLAPEVAEAIHRAVDAGDTGYPHGKGYAQAISEFATRRWQWDGLSVGRTRVVPDVMLGVVEMLRLVTDPGDTVIVNSPVYAPFYAFVSHDGRNVAEAPLGTDGRIDFNTLQDAFARARKSAGPSGKVGYLLCNPHNPTGAVHTAEELQTTAELARRYDIRVVSDEIHAPLIMPGARFTPYLSVPGAENGLALTSASKAWNLAGLKAALAIAGPESAAELRRMPEEVGHGASHLGLIAHTAAFSSAGDWLDALLRGLDENRTLLGQLVEEHLPGVRLLRPQGTYLAWLDCRELGFDEEHSAGIKVVSDLSGPARWFVNHARVALSSGHVFGTGGAGHVRLNFATSQAILTEALSRMRSALNAGG; translated from the coding sequence ATGGCCGACAAATCTGTGCGAGTTTGCGACTGCTCGCGCAAGGAGGGCAACCCGCTCGAGGAGTTGACGCTGGAGCAGCTGCGCCGCCGCACCAGCATGAAGTGGCGCGCGTACCCGGCGGATGTGCTGCCGTTGTGGGTCGCCGAGATGGACGTCAACCTCGCACCGGAAGTGGCCGAGGCCATCCACCGCGCCGTCGACGCCGGCGACACCGGATACCCGCACGGCAAAGGCTACGCACAGGCGATCAGCGAATTCGCCACGCGGCGTTGGCAATGGGACGGGTTATCGGTCGGACGTACCCGGGTAGTGCCGGACGTCATGCTGGGCGTGGTCGAAATGCTGCGACTGGTCACCGACCCCGGCGATACCGTCATCGTCAATTCGCCTGTCTACGCACCCTTTTACGCGTTCGTCTCGCACGACGGCCGCAACGTCGCCGAAGCGCCGCTGGGCACCGACGGGCGAATCGACTTCAACACGCTGCAGGATGCGTTCGCCCGGGCACGCAAGTCGGCCGGCCCCAGCGGCAAAGTCGGTTATCTGCTGTGCAATCCGCATAACCCGACGGGTGCGGTGCACACCGCTGAAGAGCTGCAGACCACAGCCGAACTCGCCAGACGGTATGACATCAGAGTGGTCTCCGACGAGATACACGCGCCACTCATCATGCCCGGCGCCCGATTCACCCCTTACCTCAGCGTTCCCGGCGCCGAGAACGGATTGGCGTTGACGTCGGCGTCCAAGGCGTGGAATCTCGCCGGGCTCAAGGCAGCGCTGGCCATCGCCGGCCCCGAGTCCGCGGCCGAACTGCGGCGCATGCCCGAAGAGGTCGGCCACGGCGCCAGCCATCTGGGCCTCATCGCGCATACCGCGGCCTTCAGCAGCGCCGGCGACTGGCTGGACGCACTGTTGCGTGGCCTGGACGAAAACCGCACGCTGCTTGGGCAACTGGTCGAGGAGCACCTGCCTGGCGTCCGGCTGTTGCGCCCACAGGGCACCTACCTGGCCTGGCTGGACTGCCGCGAACTCGGCTTCGACGAGGAGCATTCCGCGGGCATCAAGGTGGTATCGGACCTGTCCGGACCCGCGCGCTGGTTCGTCAATCATGCCCGGGTGGCACTGAGCTCGGGCCACGTGTTCGGCACCGGCGGAGCTGGACACGTGCGCCTGAACTTCGCTACCTCCCAAGCCATCCTGACCGAGGCGCTATCGCGGATGCGGAGTGCCTTGAACGCCGGCGGTTGA
- a CDS encoding YkgB family protein — MYDSVQITYRSFPLERVGALISRYGLVLVLAWIGLGKYVKMEARVLIEHSPLMSWIYDYAGVTTVARMLGTLEIVAALLIAIRPWWPRASAVGSALAIVLFLGTLSFLFTTPGLVASHAAGIPVLTAQPGQFLLKDVVLLGVAVWTLGDALRVND; from the coding sequence GTGTACGACAGCGTGCAAATCACCTACCGCAGTTTTCCGCTCGAACGCGTCGGCGCACTGATCAGCCGGTACGGACTGGTGCTCGTATTGGCCTGGATCGGGTTGGGCAAGTACGTGAAGATGGAAGCCCGCGTGCTGATCGAACACAGCCCGCTGATGAGCTGGATCTACGACTACGCCGGCGTGACGACAGTCGCGCGGATGCTGGGGACACTGGAAATCGTTGCGGCACTGCTCATTGCGATCCGCCCCTGGTGGCCACGAGCCTCGGCGGTGGGCAGTGCACTGGCCATCGTGCTGTTCCTGGGCACATTGAGCTTCCTGTTCACGACGCCCGGACTGGTCGCCTCACACGCCGCGGGCATTCCCGTCCTGACCGCCCAGCCGGGCCAGTTTCTGCTCAAAGATGTTGTGCTGCTGGGCGTGGCCGTCTGGACCCTGGGTGATGCATTGCGGGTCAACGACTAA
- a CDS encoding PadR family transcriptional regulator, whose amino-acid sequence MSLRHAALGLLSQEPGSGYDLLKRFKESMDNMWPATQSQLYGELNKLADAGLIKVSDIGPRGRKEYAITDTGRAELHRWMLSPQDDPPVRNAAILRVFLLGELSPEQAREYLKSLLSLSEQEHAHYAQILDSHDWTADDAFFARAALEQGLRWTQHEIEWAHWVIDGLDKRGG is encoded by the coding sequence GTGAGTTTGCGACATGCCGCGTTAGGCCTGCTGTCCCAGGAGCCCGGAAGTGGCTATGACCTGCTGAAACGGTTCAAAGAATCGATGGACAACATGTGGCCGGCCACCCAGAGCCAGCTGTACGGCGAGCTCAACAAACTCGCCGACGCGGGGTTGATCAAGGTGTCCGACATCGGGCCGCGCGGTCGCAAGGAGTATGCGATCACCGATACCGGGCGGGCCGAGTTGCATCGGTGGATGCTGTCGCCGCAGGACGATCCGCCGGTGCGTAACGCCGCGATTCTGCGGGTTTTCCTGCTCGGCGAGCTGTCGCCGGAGCAGGCCCGTGAATATCTGAAGTCCTTGCTGTCGCTGTCCGAGCAGGAGCACGCGCACTATGCGCAGATCCTCGACTCCCACGACTGGACGGCCGACGACGCCTTCTTCGCCCGCGCCGCTCTGGAGCAAGGTCTGCGCTGGACGCAGCACGAGATCGAGTGGGCCCACTGGGTGATCGACGGCCTGGACAAGCGCGGGGGTTAG
- a CDS encoding 3'(2'),5'-bisphosphate nucleotidase CysQ, whose translation MNDHALAAQLASEAGRLLLGVRAEFAEADASERKAAGDKRSHDFLMEALGRQRPGDAVLSEEGADDPVRLRSERVWIVDPLDGTREFSELDREDWAVHVALWQSGELVAGAVALPAQRVTLATPDVLPPPESSGRPRIVVSRTRPPAVALAVRDALDGELVEMGSAGAKVASIVQGLSDVYVHAGGQYEWDSAAPVAVARAAGLHTSRIDGSPLVYNRADPKLPDLVVCRPELAESVLGVTRQS comes from the coding sequence ATGAATGACCATGCACTGGCCGCTCAGTTGGCCTCGGAAGCCGGCCGGTTGCTACTGGGGGTTCGGGCGGAGTTCGCCGAAGCTGACGCGAGTGAGCGGAAAGCCGCGGGGGACAAGCGATCTCATGACTTTCTGATGGAGGCACTGGGCCGTCAGCGCCCGGGCGACGCGGTGTTGTCCGAGGAGGGCGCCGACGACCCGGTGCGATTGCGCAGCGAGCGGGTGTGGATCGTCGACCCCCTGGACGGCACCCGGGAATTCTCCGAACTCGACCGCGAGGACTGGGCGGTGCATGTCGCGCTGTGGCAGTCCGGCGAACTTGTCGCCGGGGCGGTCGCGCTGCCCGCGCAGCGAGTCACTCTGGCGACGCCGGACGTCCTACCGCCGCCGGAATCTTCGGGCCGGCCGCGCATCGTGGTGTCGCGCACCCGCCCGCCCGCCGTCGCACTGGCCGTCCGCGATGCCCTGGACGGGGAGCTGGTCGAAATGGGTTCGGCGGGAGCCAAAGTGGCGTCGATCGTGCAGGGCCTGTCGGACGTCTATGTGCACGCCGGAGGCCAGTACGAGTGGGATTCGGCCGCTCCGGTAGCGGTCGCGCGGGCCGCCGGATTGCACACCTCCCGCATCGACGGGTCGCCACTGGTGTACAACCGGGCCGATCCCAAGCTGCCCGATCTGGTGGTGTGTCGCCCCGAACTCGCCGAGTCGGTGCTGGGCGTCACCCGGCAGTCCTGA
- a CDS encoding haloalkane dehalogenase, which produces MDVLRTPDSRFENLEGYPFAPHYVDVAASDTPSLRMHYLDEGPSTGSPIVLLHGEPTWSYLYRTMIPPLSGAGHRVLAPDLIGFGKSDKPTSRTDYTYLRHVEWVTSWFAKLDLRDVTLFVQDWGSLIGLRIAAEQSDRVARLVVANGFLPTATRPTPPAFYIWRAFARFTPMLSAGRIVAAGTVRKVPARVRAGYDAPFPGRKYQAGARVFPQLVPTSSDDPAIPANRAAWDALGRWQKPCLAIFGDRDPILGRADRPLIEHIPGAKGQPHARINASHFIQEDSGPELAERILAWQ; this is translated from the coding sequence ATGGACGTCCTGCGAACCCCCGACTCCCGCTTCGAGAATCTGGAGGGCTACCCGTTCGCCCCACACTACGTCGACGTCGCGGCAAGTGACACCCCGTCGCTGCGCATGCATTACCTCGACGAGGGACCGTCGACCGGCTCCCCCATCGTGCTGCTGCACGGCGAACCCACCTGGAGCTACCTGTATCGCACCATGATCCCGCCGCTGTCCGGCGCGGGGCACCGCGTACTGGCTCCCGACTTGATCGGGTTCGGAAAGTCCGACAAGCCAACGAGCCGAACGGATTACACCTACCTGCGGCACGTGGAATGGGTGACCTCGTGGTTCGCGAAGCTTGACCTGCGCGACGTGACCCTGTTCGTCCAGGACTGGGGATCGCTGATCGGGCTGCGCATCGCCGCCGAGCAGAGCGACCGCGTCGCACGACTGGTGGTGGCCAACGGCTTCCTGCCCACCGCGACGCGGCCGACTCCACCCGCGTTCTACATCTGGCGCGCGTTCGCCCGCTTCACCCCGATGCTGTCGGCCGGTCGCATCGTCGCGGCCGGCACGGTCCGCAAGGTCCCGGCCCGCGTGCGCGCCGGCTACGACGCACCCTTCCCGGGCCGGAAGTACCAGGCCGGGGCCCGCGTGTTCCCACAGTTGGTGCCGACCTCGTCCGACGATCCGGCGATACCCGCCAACCGGGCCGCCTGGGACGCGCTGGGCCGTTGGCAGAAGCCATGCCTGGCCATCTTCGGGGACCGCGACCCGATTCTCGGACGGGCGGACCGTCCGCTGATCGAGCACATCCCCGGCGCGAAGGGGCAGCCACACGCCCGGATCAACGCCAGCCACTTCATTCAGGAGGACAGCGGACCGGAACTCGCCGAACGCATCCTGGCCTGGCAGTGA
- a CDS encoding acyl-CoA dehydrogenase family protein yields MTSTTEVSGQVVALARGMRDLVRAEAGESERARTLTGAVVDEMWDSGLMTALSPAQAGGIEPSLAEMIDTWIEMAWQDGSFGWIGIANLPSRFAAASYLNDEGFAEVFTAHDNHVTMGGQFFPNGQGVVVDGGYRLSGSWSFGSGTGHSQYVAAGFFPMDNGEMRWVSEGIPDMQVAVVPRQEIQFNDGWHVQGLKGTGSYDYSAQDVFVPGSRTFGLFDRRPYRGTSPAAHMGLMPVTAAGHASWALGVAKSMLDDVAELAATKYRMSDMASLASRPTFQKGLAHHVSAWRAARLLVLDAFGAAEAAVAAGDELTPMLRANMRAAAVFATDTSRECAEWAHLVAGTSSIREGSRLERAFRDIYTGTQHAFISEKVAMDSAQIWLGIIEDQFGL; encoded by the coding sequence ATGACGTCGACAACCGAGGTGAGTGGTCAGGTCGTTGCGCTGGCCCGGGGGATGCGGGACCTGGTCCGCGCCGAGGCGGGCGAGTCTGAGCGGGCGCGCACCTTGACCGGCGCCGTGGTCGACGAGATGTGGGACAGCGGCCTGATGACCGCACTGAGCCCCGCCCAGGCCGGCGGCATCGAGCCCTCGCTGGCCGAGATGATCGATACCTGGATCGAAATGGCTTGGCAGGACGGCTCTTTCGGATGGATCGGGATCGCGAACCTGCCGTCCCGATTCGCCGCGGCCAGCTACCTGAACGACGAGGGATTCGCGGAGGTGTTCACCGCCCACGACAATCACGTCACGATGGGCGGCCAGTTCTTTCCCAACGGACAGGGCGTCGTCGTCGACGGCGGTTACCGGCTGAGTGGATCGTGGAGCTTCGGTTCGGGGACCGGCCATTCGCAGTACGTGGCCGCGGGGTTCTTCCCGATGGACAACGGCGAGATGCGCTGGGTCAGCGAGGGCATTCCCGACATGCAGGTGGCCGTGGTGCCGCGGCAGGAGATTCAGTTCAACGACGGCTGGCATGTGCAGGGCCTCAAGGGCACGGGTTCCTACGACTACAGCGCCCAGGACGTGTTCGTGCCCGGCAGCAGGACGTTCGGGCTGTTCGACCGCCGGCCCTACCGGGGGACGTCGCCGGCCGCGCACATGGGACTGATGCCGGTGACCGCCGCCGGTCACGCCTCGTGGGCGCTCGGGGTGGCCAAGAGCATGCTCGATGACGTGGCAGAACTGGCCGCGACGAAGTACCGGATGAGTGACATGGCGTCGTTGGCCAGTCGCCCGACCTTTCAGAAGGGGCTGGCGCACCATGTGTCGGCCTGGCGGGCGGCTCGGCTGCTGGTGCTGGACGCGTTCGGCGCTGCCGAAGCGGCCGTTGCCGCCGGGGACGAACTGACTCCGATGCTGCGCGCGAACATGCGTGCCGCCGCCGTCTTCGCCACCGACACCTCCCGCGAATGCGCGGAATGGGCGCATCTGGTGGCGGGCACCAGTTCGATCCGAGAAGGCAGCCGGCTGGAGCGGGCCTTCCGGGACATCTACACCGGCACCCAGCACGCCTTCATCAGCGAGAAGGTTGCCATGGACTCGGCGCAGATCTGGCTCGGGATCATCGAGGACCAGTTCGGGCTCTAG
- a CDS encoding serine/threonine-protein kinase, with translation MEYRETLTQPLGVLSGRYELGKVLGRGGMSEVREGWDLKLSRPVAIKLLQSGPGDEEGPDTRLRFETEARATAALSSSNIVIVHDVGEHQGLPFIVMERLPGVSLADHIARGPLPQPFVQTVLNSVLAALASAHDAGILHRDVKPGNILFTAAGEAKLADFGIAKTAGGARTMTGHVVGTMAYLSPDRLAGKPATPADDLYAVGVVGYEALTGRRPFPQQAFPALANAILHETPPPIAALRPDVRPELAAVFERAMTRNPAARFYQAGAMREALNAPASRPAPVPVPAPVPNRTRVMPTPPAGPSTYIPVESEPTRVSRKLWAAAIVAVLLLVIMLMALGAPFSAPPPTPAGTTTPLPPPTTETSTIASTSELAPAPPQAPGPPGKPGKKPKGPKGD, from the coding sequence ATGGAGTATCGCGAAACGTTGACGCAGCCGCTCGGCGTGCTCAGTGGTCGCTACGAACTGGGCAAGGTCTTGGGCCGTGGCGGCATGTCCGAAGTCCGCGAAGGTTGGGACCTCAAGCTGAGCCGCCCGGTGGCGATCAAGCTGCTGCAGTCAGGTCCGGGCGACGAGGAGGGGCCTGACACCCGGCTGCGATTCGAGACGGAGGCGCGGGCGACCGCCGCTCTCAGCAGTTCGAACATCGTGATCGTCCACGATGTCGGCGAGCACCAGGGGCTGCCGTTCATCGTGATGGAGCGGCTGCCCGGTGTGTCGCTGGCCGACCACATCGCGCGCGGCCCGCTCCCGCAACCGTTCGTCCAGACGGTGCTCAATTCTGTGCTCGCCGCGCTCGCCTCGGCACACGACGCCGGAATTCTGCACCGCGACGTCAAACCCGGCAACATCCTGTTCACCGCCGCCGGCGAGGCCAAGCTGGCGGATTTCGGCATCGCCAAGACCGCCGGTGGCGCGCGCACCATGACGGGCCACGTGGTCGGCACCATGGCTTACCTGAGTCCCGATCGGCTGGCCGGAAAGCCGGCCACGCCGGCCGACGATCTCTATGCCGTCGGGGTGGTGGGCTATGAAGCTCTGACCGGGCGCAGGCCGTTCCCGCAGCAGGCGTTCCCCGCGCTGGCGAACGCGATCCTGCATGAAACGCCGCCGCCGATCGCCGCGCTGCGCCCCGATGTGCGCCCGGAGTTGGCGGCGGTGTTCGAGCGGGCGATGACGCGCAACCCAGCCGCGCGGTTCTACCAGGCGGGCGCCATGCGGGAGGCCCTGAACGCCCCCGCTTCCCGCCCCGCACCGGTGCCAGTACCCGCACCGGTGCCGAATCGCACTCGGGTCATGCCCACGCCACCGGCGGGTCCCTCCACGTATATCCCGGTGGAATCCGAGCCGACCCGGGTAAGTCGCAAGTTGTGGGCCGCCGCCATCGTCGCCGTGCTCCTGCTGGTGATCATGCTGATGGCGCTGGGCGCACCCTTCTCCGCACCACCGCCGACGCCGGCCGGCACGACCACGCCGCTGCCGCCGCCGACCACCGAGACGTCGACGATTGCCAGCACGTCGGAGCTTGCGCCTGCGCCGCCCCAGGCGCCGGGCCCCCCGGGCAAACCCGGCAAGAAACCGAAGGGCCCGAAGGGCGACTGA
- a CDS encoding SDR family NAD(P)-dependent oxidoreductase: protein MSAERAAGRTFVVTGAASGIGLATARRLLDEGGTVIGADLAAPPDLGPNFHFVTADVSDETAVAAIFAAVPDRLDGVVHSAGVAGGGPVHLLPQSEWDRVIRINLTATFLVAKAALATMIEQPRVDGERGSIVTLASVEGLEGTAGGSSYNAAKGGVVLLTKNIALDYGPSGIRANAICPGFIETPLAESVFGIPGMEGPRAAITREHALQRLGRPEEVAAMAAFLVSTDASFVSGQAIAVDGGYLAGRDHEVVKLFGLPD, encoded by the coding sequence ATGAGCGCCGAACGCGCCGCGGGGCGCACTTTCGTGGTGACCGGCGCCGCCTCGGGCATCGGGCTGGCGACCGCCCGGCGACTACTGGACGAAGGCGGCACCGTCATCGGGGCCGATCTGGCGGCGCCGCCGGATCTGGGTCCGAATTTCCACTTCGTGACCGCCGACGTCAGCGACGAGACGGCGGTGGCCGCGATCTTCGCCGCGGTACCCGACCGACTCGACGGCGTGGTGCATTCCGCCGGGGTGGCCGGCGGGGGCCCGGTCCATCTGCTTCCGCAGTCCGAATGGGACCGGGTCATCAGGATCAACCTCACCGCCACGTTTCTGGTGGCCAAAGCCGCGCTGGCCACCATGATCGAACAGCCCCGGGTGGACGGCGAACGCGGTTCGATCGTGACGCTGGCCAGCGTCGAGGGCCTGGAAGGCACCGCGGGCGGTAGTTCGTACAACGCGGCCAAGGGTGGCGTCGTTTTGTTGACGAAGAACATCGCACTCGATTACGGGCCGAGCGGCATCCGGGCCAACGCGATCTGCCCCGGTTTCATCGAAACACCGCTTGCTGAAAGCGTTTTCGGCATACCCGGGATGGAGGGCCCGCGCGCCGCGATCACCCGCGAACACGCCCTGCAGCGACTGGGGCGACCCGAGGAAGTGGCGGCGATGGCGGCTTTCCTGGTGTCGACCGACGCCTCGTTCGTGTCAGGTCAGGCGATCGCGGTCGACGGCGGCTATCTGGCGGGCCGTGACCACGAGGTGGTCAAGTTGTTCGGACTGCCCGACTGA
- a CDS encoding SRPBCC family protein, which yields MVEIHVQRTIAAPVEQVFDWLADPVNLVTAPLVLKSAWTKDTKGPGVGAVREVLGTGMWFREDITAYDRPHSYTYLIVRSVPAFDHDGGTLTFTPSGDGTHVDWLTNYTHPLYAGGKVMELVSRPLLRLNFLAILAACDKALVS from the coding sequence ATGGTCGAAATTCATGTGCAGCGGACGATCGCCGCACCGGTGGAACAGGTCTTCGACTGGCTCGCCGATCCGGTCAATCTGGTTACGGCGCCGCTGGTTTTGAAGTCCGCCTGGACGAAAGACACGAAGGGGCCCGGTGTCGGAGCCGTTCGCGAGGTACTCGGCACCGGCATGTGGTTCCGGGAGGACATCACCGCCTACGACCGCCCGCACAGCTACACCTACCTCATCGTGCGCTCGGTTCCGGCCTTCGATCACGACGGCGGGACCCTGACGTTCACCCCCTCCGGGGACGGCACCCACGTCGACTGGCTGACCAACTACACCCACCCCCTCTATGCGGGAGGCAAGGTGATGGAGCTGGTCAGCCGACCGCTGCTGCGGTTGAATTTCCTCGCCATCCTGGCAGCCTGCGACAAAGCGCTTGTGAGTTAG
- a CDS encoding DoxX family protein: MTTESLAERAPAQTTAYRLAAMLLGVGTLHFVAPKPFDDIIPAELPFSARFYTYASGVAEIVIGALLLPRGTRRPAAAAAAALFIGVYPGNLNMVRLWWDKPLPMRILALARLPLQFPMITAAIKVYRSS; the protein is encoded by the coding sequence ATGACCACCGAATCGCTCGCGGAACGCGCGCCCGCCCAGACCACGGCCTACCGCCTCGCGGCGATGTTGCTCGGCGTGGGCACCCTGCACTTTGTGGCACCCAAGCCGTTCGACGACATCATCCCGGCCGAACTGCCGTTCAGCGCGCGGTTTTACACGTACGCGTCGGGGGTGGCCGAGATCGTCATCGGGGCACTGTTGTTGCCGCGCGGCACCCGCCGACCCGCGGCCGCCGCGGCCGCCGCGCTGTTCATCGGCGTCTACCCGGGCAATCTCAACATGGTCCGGTTGTGGTGGGACAAGCCGTTGCCGATGCGCATCCTCGCGCTGGCCCGCCTGCCGCTGCAATTCCCGATGATCACCGCGGCGATCAAGGTCTACCGCAGCAGTTAG
- a CDS encoding bleomycin resistance protein has protein sequence MEFTSAAAIVPVRNLDAALDRYRRLGFDARGYEGPERYGFVDRGPVQMHLTEWAEHDPLTTSSSVYFYVSDADALYAEWKALADLGGRLHPPHDTPYGLREFAYVDPDGTLHRVGSPL, from the coding sequence ATCGAATTCACCTCTGCGGCAGCGATCGTGCCCGTGCGGAACCTCGACGCTGCCCTCGACCGCTACCGTCGGCTTGGATTCGACGCCCGCGGCTACGAGGGTCCGGAACGCTACGGATTCGTCGACCGCGGTCCCGTCCAGATGCATCTCACCGAGTGGGCCGAGCACGACCCGTTGACCACGTCGTCCAGCGTGTACTTCTACGTCAGCGACGCCGATGCCCTCTACGCGGAATGGAAGGCCCTCGCCGATCTCGGCGGACGGTTGCATCCGCCGCACGACACCCCTTACGGCTTAAGGGAATTCGCTTACGTCGATCCCGACGGCACGCTGCACCGGGTCGGCTCGCCGCTCTAA
- a CDS encoding cupin domain-containing protein produces the protein MASLIDGEIVEESDLGSIQRLTADNFPILRGMSIKRLLINPGAMRTPHWHANANELTYCVSGTALVSVLDTGSQFTSFVVRAGEMFHIDSGSLHHIENIGTDVCEFIITFRNERPEDFGLGAAFGAMTDAVLGNTYDLPASDFATLRRSTTDRALAARSGAPDVPASAFFNDPHKFAVEAMTPPVSIAVGSARTARLQYWPALKDLSMYSLRIREDGMREPHWHPITAELGYVNRGAARMTVMGPGGELDTWYLRQGDVYFIPRAYPHHIEVFDAPEMHFCIFFDQPTPGDIGYRTSVSAYSREVLAATFGTHLDDLPDFPFTSADPLIVNRRNPLDAHAAGE, from the coding sequence GTGGCGTCACTGATCGACGGTGAGATCGTGGAGGAGTCCGACCTCGGTTCGATTCAGCGGCTGACGGCCGACAACTTCCCGATCCTGCGGGGCATGTCGATCAAGCGGCTGCTGATCAACCCGGGCGCCATGCGGACACCGCACTGGCACGCCAACGCCAACGAACTCACCTACTGTGTCTCGGGCACCGCCCTGGTCTCGGTGCTCGACACCGGCAGCCAGTTCACCTCGTTCGTGGTGCGCGCCGGCGAGATGTTCCACATCGACTCGGGCTCGCTGCACCACATCGAGAACATCGGCACGGACGTGTGCGAATTCATCATCACCTTCCGCAACGAACGCCCCGAAGACTTCGGCCTGGGAGCGGCCTTCGGCGCCATGACCGATGCGGTGCTGGGCAACACCTACGACCTGCCGGCCTCGGACTTCGCGACGCTGCGCCGCAGCACCACCGACCGCGCGCTGGCGGCCCGCTCCGGGGCGCCCGACGTCCCAGCCTCGGCATTCTTCAACGACCCACACAAATTCGCGGTCGAGGCGATGACCCCGCCCGTGAGCATCGCGGTGGGCTCGGCCCGGACCGCGCGCCTGCAGTACTGGCCGGCACTGAAGGACCTGTCGATGTACTCGCTGCGCATCCGCGAGGACGGGATGCGGGAACCGCACTGGCACCCGATCACCGCGGAGCTGGGCTACGTCAACCGGGGCGCGGCACGCATGACCGTCATGGGGCCGGGCGGCGAGTTGGACACCTGGTACCTGCGCCAGGGTGACGTCTACTTCATCCCGCGCGCCTACCCCCACCACATCGAGGTCTTCGACGCCCCCGAAATGCACTTCTGCATCTTCTTCGACCAGCCGACTCCCGGCGACATCGGCTACCGCACGTCGGTGAGCGCCTACTCCCGCGAAGTACTCGCGGCCACGTTCGGCACCCACCTCGACGACCTGCCCGATTTCCCGTTCACCAGCGCCGACCCGCTGATCGTCAACCGGCGCAACCCGCTCGACGCCCACGCGGCCGGGGAGTGA